The Cannabis sativa cultivar Pink pepper isolate KNU-18-1 chromosome 8, ASM2916894v1, whole genome shotgun sequence genomic interval AGGAAGCGTGTGCGGGGATGGAATCAGAATTTCTTTTCAACTGGAGAAGTACTTATCAAATCTATTCTTCAAGATATTCCAACTTATATGATGAGCGTCTTTAAGCTTCCGAAGAaaacttgtgaaaaattaaagtCAATTGTAAGACAATTCTAGCGGGGTTCAGCTGGAGATCAAAGGAAGATTCCTTGGGTGAAATGGGAAACAGTTTGTCAACCTAAGGTGATGGGTGGGCTtggttttcaaaattttcaactttttaATCAAGCTCTTTTGGCCAAGCAAGTTTGGAGATTATTTCTATATCCAATTCATTGCTACTTGTGTTTTGAAACATAAATATTTCCCAAATTGCTCTATCAATGAGGCCACGAAAAAAGTTGGTTCGTCTCATCTTTGGTTGAGTTTGATTTGGGGAATGGAATTGCTTAAGTGTGGGCTTTAGAGATCTATTTGAGATAGAACACAAGTTAGGGCTTTCAAGAAACCATGGCTCCTGCGACCGAGGTCTTTTCAGCAAATTACAAGGAGGATTACTAGTGATTGTCGGGTGAGTGAATTTATTCTTCCATCTGGTACTTGGGACGTGGGGAAGCTTCAATAGGTTTTTTTTGCCAATAGATGTGGACGTAATTCTATCTATTCCATTAGCGAGGGGTGAGGTAGAAGACAGTTGGTGTTGGCACTACGATAAAGATGGGGTTTATACTGTCAAAAGTGGCTACTCATTGGCCTTGTCACTCGAGGTTAAGAATGAAAATGTAGATTCATCCAGGATAACTCGTTGGTTGAATAGAGTATGCAATCTCAATCTGCCACCAAAGGTGAAAGTGTTTGTTTGGCGCATGTACTGTTTGGCTTAGCTAGTAGCAACACAACTTATCTCTTGGAAAGTTTGGGTACCTCTATTTTTCTGTTCTGGTTTGATTCTAGTGTGGCGTCGGTTGGGGGTGTGGTCGATGCTCCGTCGATGTGCATATGGGCCAGTGCAGGAAATTCTCCTATTACTCTTTGACAGGCTATCCCGTGAGGTTTTTGAATTAATGATCACAATCCTTTGGTGGTTGTGGTATGATAGGAACTCAGTATGATTTGCAACAAGCGGTCAAGATTGGATATTATTCTAGACTTAGCCAATAACCATCTGACATAGTTTAAGGAATATGCTAGGTGAGGTTTTCATTTGGATCTGGGCCTTGCATGTGAATCCAATTGTAAACCGAGCTACTCGATGAATACTACCTCCTCCTGAATCCTTTGCTCTAGCGACGGATGCTTCGGTGATTAATCCGGGCAACCTCTGCTACTAGTTTAGAAGACTATATTTGGACAGAAGCTTGTCCTCGGTTTTTAAGTTCTTCTATAACAACAAATTTATcttaataaattttacatttCTTTCTGAAAAAAAATGTATCTCATTTTGACTCGTTAGGTGTATAGGTATTTGACATTTGAGACATTTACCTCTTAATCAATAAACTTTGCGGGGCAAAGAAAAATTATAcctcttaatcaataaaattGTTTTCCGTTTTTCTTTCTCCTTAAAAAAATCCTACTTATTGTGGCTATGGGGAAGCATATAATGTTGGAATTGACTCATTTATTGTAATTAGTTGAAAGGTGAGAGTCCATCATATAGAAacgagctctctctctctctctctctctctctctctctctaagtgTCGTGTTAAATCCCATTCGGAACCACAAAGGTCAACCCTTCTATGCATTATATTACTCTTTTTCATAATGaatatgtttttgtattttcttttataaaattgcacgttctctctctctctctctctctctctctctcatatcAAATTTTAAAGCCTTAGTTTTCTTGTGGCCCCTACTTTCAGATTCTAATAATATTATGAATATGGGGTAGGTTTTGCTCTTTTTGATCTCCCTTCTTTGGTCTTCTATTTCAGTTATAAAACAACTACTCTCTTTAGAAAAACCCTCTCTCTAGTTTTCTCTTTCTTCATCATAtattttcttcttccttcttaaTTTGATATGGAGAAATATAATAGCAACTCATCTTCTATGACCAAACCAATTAATTCCTCTCCTAATTCAGAATATTACAGTGAAGAGAGTGGTTGGACAGCTTATTTTCAAGATTtctccaacaacaacaacaacaataataatattgatcataaaaatgatgatgatgatgaagaagggAGTTTGATCTCATATGGCTCTTCCTTGGTCTCTGATGCTGCTTCTTATGCTGCATGGAAAATCTCCAACCAAAGAGATCATCACAATCTTCAATTCCCAGCAGGGACCAACCCGTCCATCGCTGCCGGAGGATCCCGGCCGCCGCCCAAGAAGCTGACTTTTAAGAGAACAAGAACCAAAGTAATTTCTTCAGATGATTCTTTAGAAGATACTGCTAGTTCCCCAGTCAATAGTCCCAAGGTCATCAATTAacattatatatcatatattaattttcttttcttttatatcttACAACGTTTACTATTTTACaaacaattttaatttttgtgctgatttatttatttgtgtgtttttcttatttaaatatatatatataataaatatacatgACATATTTAATTAGGTTGGTGATCTGAAACGGGCGATTGATATGAAAAACAAACACGCGGGTGATCATTTTCTTGAGAACAATTCTCTGGTAATTATTCTTACctatgaaaagaaaataaaacaacgattttatttatgtatagtTTAATTGagctttttaattatataactgATCTTTTAATTTGGTTCGTGTGTGGAATTAATAATATTTGTTCGTAGGGTAAAAGAGGTGGTACGTTAGAGTACTATTCAGAAATGCAGGGATCAGAAGAAAGGAGTGTAGTGGATTTCAATGAACCAATTAATGAGTGTATAGACTTAAAGAAAAGAGGGTTATGTTTGGTTCCCATGTCCATGTTAGTGAATTATCTTGGTTAattgatttttgtttatatatatatatattaattaactcCAATATGTAGAATATACTTCTGTTTGTGTTCCATACAGTACACGCGCCTTTCCTTACGACAATGTacaaattaaacataaattaagGAGTTATCTTCCTTTTCCTGTTAATATGTTCcaattaattttgtttgtaATATGTTTCATTCTcatcaattataatttaatgtaaattaattaattaactactaTGTATTGTC includes:
- the LOC115698841 gene encoding vascular-related unknown protein 1, producing the protein MEKYNSNSSSMTKPINSSPNSEYYSEESGWTAYFQDFSNNNNNNNNIDHKNDDDDEEGSLISYGSSLVSDAASYAAWKISNQRDHHNLQFPAGTNPSIAAGGSRPPPKKLTFKRTRTKVISSDDSLEDTASSPVNSPKVGDLKRAIDMKNKHAGDHFLENNSLGKRGGTLEYYSEMQGSEERSVVDFNEPINECIDLKKRGLCLVPMSMLVNYLG